The proteins below are encoded in one region of uncultured Desulfovibrio sp.:
- a CDS encoding YifB family Mg chelatase-like AAA ATPase, producing the protein MVVRLYSAGLEGVDAFRVDVEVECIRQGLPSFSLVGLAEAAVREARDRVFAALRSGGFRLPPARITVNLAPAGRRKGGTAYDLPLALGLLAASAQLDPACLHGRFFAGELSLSGLLRPVPGMLPMALLARSEGASACVLPPGNAAEAAVVRGVDVYAPRNLVQCVAFLRGELPLPATEPSGDNAAVPPPQWDYADVKGQQAARRALEVAAAGGHNVLMIGPPGSGKTMLAQRLPSILPPLSFDEALEVTKIYSVAGQLPDGGGLVRVRPFRSPHHTVSEAALVGGGTHPRPGEVSLAHRGVLFLDELPEYRKSALEVLRQPLEDGVVTIARASQSVTYPADCMLVAAMNPCPCGYHGDPQHTCTCRPDQLARYRSRLSGPLLDRIDVHVEVPAVPYEELSAAVPGESSEAIRERVLDARQRQQERYAGTAVHSNAALSGALLERHCAPDAEGQALLRAAVQRLGLSARAYTRILRLARTIADLDHSHSLRSRHLAEAISLRVLDRPLL; encoded by the coding sequence ATGGTCGTACGGCTGTACAGTGCCGGGCTGGAGGGCGTGGACGCCTTTCGCGTGGATGTGGAGGTGGAGTGCATACGCCAGGGCCTGCCCTCCTTTTCGCTGGTGGGGCTGGCCGAGGCTGCCGTGCGCGAGGCCCGGGACAGGGTTTTTGCCGCATTGCGCTCCGGGGGCTTCCGCCTGCCGCCGGCCCGCATCACGGTCAATCTGGCGCCGGCCGGCCGCCGCAAGGGAGGAACGGCCTATGACCTGCCGCTGGCCCTTGGTCTGCTGGCAGCCAGCGCGCAGCTGGACCCCGCCTGTCTGCACGGGCGCTTCTTTGCGGGGGAGCTGTCCCTTTCCGGTCTGCTCCGGCCGGTTCCCGGCATGCTGCCCATGGCCCTGCTGGCCCGCAGCGAGGGCGCGTCAGCCTGCGTGCTGCCGCCGGGCAATGCGGCCGAGGCCGCCGTGGTGCGCGGGGTGGATGTGTATGCCCCCCGCAATCTTGTCCAGTGTGTGGCCTTTCTGCGCGGCGAGCTGCCATTGCCCGCCACGGAGCCGTCCGGGGATAACGCCGCGGTACCACCGCCGCAATGGGACTATGCCGACGTCAAGGGGCAGCAGGCCGCCAGAAGGGCGCTGGAAGTGGCGGCTGCCGGCGGGCACAATGTGCTCATGATCGGCCCGCCCGGCAGCGGCAAGACCATGCTGGCCCAGCGGCTGCCCAGCATTCTGCCGCCCCTTTCCTTTGACGAGGCGCTGGAGGTCACCAAAATCTACAGCGTGGCCGGGCAACTGCCCGACGGGGGCGGCCTCGTGCGCGTGCGGCCCTTCCGCTCGCCGCACCATACGGTTTCCGAGGCGGCCCTGGTGGGCGGGGGCACGCATCCCCGGCCCGGCGAGGTGTCGCTGGCCCACAGGGGCGTACTTTTTCTGGATGAGCTGCCGGAATACCGCAAATCGGCGCTGGAGGTGCTGCGTCAGCCGCTGGAGGACGGGGTGGTGACCATTGCCCGCGCCAGCCAGAGCGTCACCTATCCGGCGGACTGCATGCTGGTGGCGGCCATGAATCCCTGCCCCTGCGGCTATCATGGCGATCCGCAGCATACCTGCACCTGTCGTCCCGATCAGCTGGCCCGGTATCGGAGCCGGCTTTCCGGTCCGCTGCTGGATCGCATTGATGTGCATGTGGAAGTGCCGGCCGTTCCCTACGAGGAGCTGAGCGCCGCCGTGCCCGGCGAGTCGTCGGAGGCCATTCGCGAGCGCGTGCTGGATGCCCGGCAGCGGCAGCAGGAACGCTATGCCGGCACCGCCGTGCACAGCAATGCGGCCCTGTCCGGGGCACTTCTGGAACGCCATTGCGCGCCGGACGCCGAAGGGCAGGCCCTGCTGCGGGCCGCGGTGCAGCGCCTGGGTCTTTCTGCCCGGGCCTATACGCGCATTCTGCGTCTGGCCCGCACCATTGCCGATCTTGACCACAGCCACAGCCTGCGCTCCCGGCATCTTGCCGAGGCCATTTCCCTGCGTGTGCTGGACCGGCCCCTGCTGTAG
- a CDS encoding tRNA 2-thiocytidine biosynthesis TtcA family protein — protein MREKRSYAQEVCVKSAGKAMQQAGMLWPGCRVGVAVSGGVDSFVLLKTLHIRQGIVPFRFELMAIHLNPGFDVQSHAALLPWLTRHGIPAHLEVTDFGPHAHSEENRRRSPCFRCAWLRRKRLFELCSQYRLTHLALGHNADDLVGTFFLNLARNGRVDGMSMNEPFFGGRLRLIRPLLLVEKKYIIKAARQWELPLWANVCPSAGHTARSDMQQTLEHLFAVSRDSRRCIYNALTRWQLEQNSGHHGTPED, from the coding sequence ATGCGTGAAAAACGATCCTATGCACAGGAAGTCTGCGTCAAGAGCGCAGGCAAGGCCATGCAGCAGGCCGGCATGCTCTGGCCCGGCTGCCGGGTGGGGGTTGCCGTTTCCGGCGGCGTGGACAGCTTTGTGCTGCTCAAGACCCTGCACATCCGCCAGGGCATTGTGCCCTTCCGCTTTGAACTCATGGCCATCCACCTCAATCCGGGTTTTGATGTCCAGAGCCATGCCGCGCTGCTGCCGTGGCTGACACGGCACGGCATCCCCGCGCATCTGGAAGTGACGGACTTCGGCCCGCACGCCCATTCCGAGGAAAACCGCCGCCGCTCCCCCTGCTTCCGCTGTGCCTGGCTGCGGCGCAAGCGTCTGTTTGAGCTGTGCTCCCAGTACCGGCTGACGCATCTGGCCCTCGGGCACAATGCCGATGATCTGGTGGGGACCTTCTTCCTCAATCTGGCCCGCAACGGCCGCGTGGACGGCATGAGCATGAACGAACCCTTCTTTGGCGGCCGCCTGCGGCTCATCCGGCCGCTGCTGCTGGTGGAGAAAAAGTACATCATCAAGGCCGCCCGACAGTGGGAGCTGCCCCTCTGGGCCAATGTCTGCCCCTCGGCCGGGCACACGGCCCGCAGCGACATGCAGCAGACCCTGGAGCATCTCTTTGCCGTCTCCCGGGATTCCCGCCGCTGCATCTACAATGCGCTGACCCGCTGGCAGCTGGAACAAAACAGCGGGCACCACGGCACGCCGGAGGACTGA
- a CDS encoding sodium-dependent transporter, protein MSAPREMLGSRLGFLLLSAGCAIGLGNVWRFPYITGAYGGAALVGIYLLCLLAVTPILVMELAVGRAARCNMGRALKVLEPAGTCWHRCGWFALVGSYLLMMFYTTVTGWLLAYCWYMATGALNGLDPAGVGRFFQGMLARPSVQVLSMSLVVLTGCAVCALGVRRGVERVVKFMMLGLLLILLALVLRAVTLPGAGAGIAFYLAPDPQRLSQAGIFTAINAAMNQAFFTISVGIGSMTIFGSYQPKDRSLTGEAALIVGLDTFVAIMAGLIIFPACFAFGVNPGAGPGLVFVTLPNIFNSMEGGQIWGTLFFIFMGFAALSTVIAVFENIISYSVDVWGMPRRRATLLHLLGLWLCSLPCGLGFNVLSDVHPLGPGSTVLDLEDFLISNNLLFAGTLLFLFFCTTRRGWGWENFLAEANAGRGLRFPAGLRFYLRWVLPCLIAGIFIMGYVERLGGS, encoded by the coding sequence ATGAGTGCGCCGCGCGAAATGCTGGGCAGCCGGCTGGGCTTTCTGCTGCTGTCGGCGGGCTGTGCCATCGGTCTGGGCAATGTCTGGCGTTTTCCCTACATTACCGGCGCCTATGGCGGAGCCGCGCTGGTGGGCATCTATCTGCTCTGCCTGCTGGCGGTAACGCCCATTCTGGTCATGGAACTGGCCGTGGGCCGGGCGGCCCGCTGCAACATGGGCCGCGCCCTGAAGGTGCTGGAGCCGGCGGGCACCTGCTGGCACCGCTGCGGCTGGTTCGCCCTGGTGGGCAGCTATCTGCTCATGATGTTCTACACCACGGTTACCGGCTGGCTGCTGGCATATTGCTGGTACATGGCCACGGGCGCGTTGAACGGCCTTGACCCGGCAGGGGTGGGCCGCTTTTTCCAGGGCATGCTGGCCCGGCCTTCCGTGCAGGTGCTGAGCATGAGCCTGGTGGTGCTGACGGGCTGCGCCGTCTGTGCCCTGGGGGTGCGCCGGGGTGTGGAGCGCGTGGTCAAGTTCATGATGCTGGGGCTGCTGCTCATTCTGCTGGCCCTGGTGCTGCGCGCCGTGACCCTGCCCGGCGCCGGGGCGGGCATAGCCTTTTATCTGGCGCCCGATCCCCAGCGCCTGAGCCAGGCCGGCATCTTCACGGCCATCAATGCGGCCATGAATCAGGCCTTTTTCACCATTTCCGTGGGCATCGGGTCCATGACCATCTTTGGCAGCTATCAGCCGAAGGATCGTTCCCTCACCGGCGAGGCGGCCCTCATTGTGGGACTGGATACCTTTGTGGCCATCATGGCCGGCCTTATCATCTTTCCGGCCTGCTTTGCCTTCGGGGTCAATCCCGGCGCAGGGCCGGGGCTGGTCTTTGTGACGTTGCCCAATATCTTCAACAGTATGGAAGGCGGGCAGATCTGGGGCACGCTCTTCTTCATCTTCATGGGCTTTGCGGCCTTGTCCACGGTCATTGCCGTTTTTGAAAACATCATTTCCTACAGCGTGGATGTCTGGGGCATGCCGCGCCGCCGGGCCACGCTGCTGCATCTTCTGGGTCTCTGGCTCTGTTCGCTGCCCTGCGGGCTGGGCTTCAATGTGCTGTCGGACGTTCATCCCCTGGGGCCGGGCAGCACGGTGCTGGACCTGGAGGACTTCCTCATCAGCAACAACCTGCTGTTTGCCGGCACCCTGCTGTTTCTCTTTTTCTGCACCACGCGGCGCGGCTGGGGCTGGGAAAACTTTCTGGCCGAGGCCAATGCCGGCCGCGGCCTGCGCTTTCCGGCCGGGCTGCGCTTCTATCTGCGCTGGGTGCTGCCCTGTCTCATTGCCGGCATTTTCATCATGGGCTATGTGGAGCGCCTGGGGGGCAGCTAG
- a CDS encoding L-serine ammonia-lyase, iron-sulfur-dependent, subunit alpha: MMPQQEYAAILNLLHAEVVPALGCTEPVAVALCAARAAEALGRPPHSLDVAVSANLLKNGMGVMVPGTGEAGLGVAAAAGALAGRSALGLECLRHLDQRTAQAARDMVAAGQVTLHLPEDNTLLLYCLVTARADGHSAAAELRDSHTNITRVWQDGQLVFQADRPDAAVQEADTAWPLTLEKVHAFAQNAPLKDISFIMEAARMNRQVAEEGLREHYGLGVGKMVETQVRQRVLADDLPTFAIRLTAAAADARMAGVMMPVMSNSGSGNQGITCTMPVVACAIRQGCNDEALSRALIMSHLTSIHIKHHLGRLSAHCGAMVAGTAAACGIAMLMGGGLPDMERTIRNMVGNVAGMICDGAKSSCALKVATAVSAGIQAALLALGGQVVPGHEGIVDDDIETCIANLGRLGSTGMQGTDRVILDIMLHKA; the protein is encoded by the coding sequence ATGATGCCCCAGCAGGAATACGCCGCCATCCTGAACCTGCTGCATGCGGAGGTGGTCCCGGCCCTGGGTTGCACCGAACCCGTTGCCGTGGCCCTGTGCGCGGCCCGTGCCGCCGAGGCCCTGGGCCGCCCGCCGCACAGCCTGGATGTGGCCGTCAGCGCCAATCTGCTCAAGAACGGCATGGGCGTCATGGTTCCCGGCACCGGCGAGGCTGGGCTGGGCGTGGCGGCGGCAGCCGGCGCCCTGGCCGGCCGGAGCGCCCTTGGTCTGGAATGCCTGCGTCATCTGGATCAGCGCACCGCCCAGGCCGCCAGAGACATGGTGGCCGCCGGTCAGGTGACCTTGCACCTGCCGGAGGACAATACCCTTCTGCTCTACTGCCTGGTGACAGCCCGTGCCGACGGCCACAGCGCCGCTGCCGAGCTGCGGGACAGCCATACCAACATTACCCGGGTCTGGCAGGACGGGCAGCTGGTCTTCCAGGCAGACAGGCCCGACGCCGCCGTCCAGGAAGCGGACACCGCATGGCCCCTTACCCTAGAAAAGGTTCATGCCTTTGCCCAAAACGCCCCGCTGAAGGACATCAGCTTCATTATGGAAGCAGCCCGCATGAACCGCCAGGTGGCCGAGGAGGGCCTGCGCGAGCACTATGGCCTGGGCGTGGGCAAGATGGTGGAAACCCAGGTGCGTCAGCGCGTTCTGGCCGATGACCTGCCCACCTTCGCCATCCGGCTCACAGCCGCGGCGGCCGATGCGCGCATGGCCGGTGTCATGATGCCGGTCATGAGCAATTCCGGCAGCGGTAATCAGGGCATCACCTGCACCATGCCCGTGGTTGCCTGCGCCATCCGGCAGGGCTGCAATGACGAGGCCCTCTCCCGCGCCCTCATCATGAGCCACCTCACCTCCATTCACATCAAGCATCACCTTGGGCGCCTGTCCGCCCATTGCGGCGCCATGGTGGCCGGTACTGCCGCGGCCTGCGGCATTGCCATGCTCATGGGGGGCGGCCTCCCGGACATGGAGCGCACCATACGCAATATGGTGGGCAATGTGGCCGGCATGATCTGCGACGGCGCCAAGAGCAGCTGCGCCCTCAAGGTGGCCACGGCCGTGAGCGCCGGCATACAGGCCGCGCTGCTGGCCCTCGGCGGGCAGGTTGTGCCCGGCCATGAAGGCATCGTGGATGACGATATCGAAACCTGCATCGCCAATCTGGGCCGTCTCGGCTCCACCGGCATGCAGGGAACGGACAGGGTTATTCTGGACATCATGCTCCACAAGGCCTGA
- a CDS encoding MarC family protein, translating into MDQNIISEVISTTIKIYAMMTPPAVLSAFISGTRDYDRRRKTATAIKTSVAAFIIGLVLYLFGSHIFALFGFTLDAFRIGSGVLLFLTAVSLMGEEKDDAHTQKEGDISVVPLAIPLCMGPASIGAIMVIGASANTLREMLVGVFSLLLAATGIFLMLLMSHSVERVLHKTGIAVLSKLTGLLLAAIAAQVIFTGMQAFFN; encoded by the coding sequence ATGGACCAGAACATCATCAGCGAAGTCATCAGCACCACAATCAAGATCTATGCCATGATGACCCCTCCCGCCGTGCTCAGCGCCTTCATCAGCGGCACACGGGACTATGACCGGCGGCGCAAGACCGCCACGGCCATCAAGACGTCCGTCGCGGCCTTCATCATCGGCCTGGTGCTCTATCTTTTCGGCTCGCATATCTTTGCCCTGTTCGGCTTTACGCTGGATGCCTTCCGCATCGGCTCCGGGGTGCTGCTCTTCCTGACGGCCGTTTCCCTCATGGGAGAGGAAAAGGACGATGCCCACACCCAGAAGGAGGGCGACATCAGCGTGGTGCCGCTGGCCATTCCCCTGTGCATGGGGCCGGCCTCCATCGGCGCCATCATGGTCATCGGCGCATCGGCCAATACCCTGCGGGAAATGCTGGTGGGCGTTTTTTCCCTGCTGCTTGCGGCCACGGGCATCTTTCTCATGCTGCTCATGTCGCACAGTGTGGAGCGCGTGCTGCACAAGACCGGCATTGCCGTACTGTCCAAGCTCACCGGTCTGCTGCTGGCCGCCATTGCGGCGCAGGTCATCTTCACCGGCATGCAGGCATTCTTCAACTAG
- a CDS encoding dicarboxylate/amino acid:cation symporter, producing MAAPLKDFSLILKLLAGIVIGALLGLYIGDHADGPLRNVLDVVVSLRHIFGQIIFFLVPLVIVGFITPAIVRLGQNASKILFTAVALAYVSSLGAALFSTVSGYLIIPNLSIATETETLRKLPDMVFRLDIPPLFSVMSALVLALCFGVAIAWTKSETMTRLFNELERMVSMLVVRIMIPILPFFVGLSFLGLAYEGSLSLHLPVFISMVLIVIVGHFLWMALLYAIGGLLSGRNPVEVFRHYVPAYLTAVGTMSSAATLPVALECARKSRVLSRNMVEFMVPLGATVHLCGSVLTETFFCMTLHLMLYGSLPSVGTMLIFCVLLGIFAVGAPGVPGGTVVASLGIVTGVLGFDQTGVALLIAIFALQDSFGTACNVTGDGALTLMLEGLFNRHGELGELQHGEPAEKA from the coding sequence ATGGCTGCACCGTTGAAAGACTTTTCCCTTATTCTCAAACTGCTGGCGGGCATCGTCATCGGCGCCCTGCTGGGCTTGTACATCGGCGATCATGCCGACGGGCCGCTCAGAAATGTGCTGGACGTGGTGGTTTCCCTGCGGCACATCTTCGGGCAGATCATCTTCTTCCTGGTGCCTCTGGTCATTGTGGGCTTCATCACGCCCGCCATCGTGCGCCTGGGGCAGAATGCCAGCAAAATCCTGTTTACGGCCGTGGCCCTGGCCTATGTCTCCTCCCTGGGGGCGGCCCTGTTTTCCACCGTTTCGGGCTACCTCATCATTCCCAACCTGTCCATTGCCACGGAAACGGAAACCCTGCGCAAGCTGCCCGACATGGTGTTCCGCCTGGACATTCCGCCGCTGTTCAGCGTCATGAGCGCCCTGGTTCTGGCCCTGTGCTTCGGCGTGGCCATTGCCTGGACCAAGTCCGAGACCATGACCAGGCTCTTCAACGAGCTTGAACGCATGGTCAGCATGCTGGTGGTGCGCATCATGATTCCCATTCTGCCCTTCTTTGTGGGACTCTCCTTCCTGGGGCTGGCCTACGAGGGGTCGCTGAGCCTGCACCTGCCGGTCTTCATTTCCATGGTGCTCATTGTCATCGTGGGGCATTTCCTCTGGATGGCCCTGCTCTACGCCATCGGCGGCCTGCTTTCCGGCCGCAACCCCGTTGAGGTCTTCCGCCACTACGTGCCCGCCTACCTCACGGCCGTGGGCACCATGTCCAGCGCGGCCACCCTGCCCGTGGCGCTGGAATGCGCCCGCAAGTCTCGCGTGCTCAGCCGCAACATGGTGGAATTCATGGTGCCGCTGGGCGCCACGGTGCATCTGTGCGGCTCCGTGCTGACGGAAACCTTCTTCTGCATGACCCTGCATCTCATGCTCTACGGCAGCCTGCCCAGTGTGGGCACCATGCTCATCTTCTGCGTGCTGCTGGGCATTTTCGCCGTGGGCGCGCCGGGGGTTCCCGGCGGCACGGTGGTGGCCTCGCTGGGCATCGTCACCGGGGTGCTGGGCTTTGACCAGACCGGCGTAGCCCTGCTCATTGCCATCTTTGCCCTGCAGGACAGCTTCGGCACGGCCTGCAACGTCACCGGCGACGGCGCCCTGACCCTCATGCTGGAAGGGCTGTTCAACCGTCACGGCGAACTGGGCGAACTCCAGCACGGCGAGCCGGCGGAAAAGGCATGA
- the lepB gene encoding signal peptidase I produces the protein MSEMLGAQRRKKSLFREYAEALVMALLLAMVIRTFVVQSFKIPSESMMNTLLVGDYLLGEKFTYGLKIPFTDITVYEGRDPQRGEVVIFAYPKDPSLDFIKRIVGIPGDVIEVRNKQLYRNNEPVQESYARFTDPDNIFGVRDDFGPVTVPEGHYFMMGDNRDNSQDSRFWGFVSRDAIRARAWRIYWSWNAEADGFFNAIRFDRLGKAIE, from the coding sequence ATGAGCGAGATGCTGGGCGCACAGCGCCGCAAGAAATCCCTGTTTCGCGAATATGCCGAAGCGCTGGTCATGGCGCTGCTGCTGGCAATGGTCATCCGCACCTTTGTGGTGCAGTCCTTCAAGATTCCGTCGGAATCCATGATGAATACCCTGCTGGTGGGGGACTATCTGCTGGGCGAGAAGTTTACCTACGGCCTGAAGATTCCCTTCACCGACATTACCGTGTATGAGGGGCGCGATCCCCAGCGCGGCGAGGTGGTCATCTTTGCCTATCCCAAGGACCCCTCCCTGGACTTCATCAAGCGCATTGTGGGCATTCCCGGCGATGTCATCGAGGTGCGCAACAAGCAGCTTTACCGCAACAACGAACCGGTGCAGGAAAGCTATGCCCGCTTTACCGATCCGGACAATATCTTTGGCGTGCGTGACGACTTCGGCCCGGTTACCGTGCCGGAAGGGCATTACTTCATGATGGGTGATAACCGCGACAATTCGCAGGATTCGCGCTTCTGGGGCTTTGTGTCCCGGGATGCCATCCGGGCGCGGGCCTGGCGCATCTACTGGTCCTGGAATGCGGAGGCGGACGGCTTCTTCAATGCCATCCGCTTCGACAGGCTGGGCAAGGCCATCGAATGA
- a CDS encoding sodium-dependent transporter yields MSANVQREMLGSRLGFLLLSAGCAIGLGNVWRFPYITGAYGGAIFVGIYLLCLFAVVPTMIMEFAVGRAARRNMGLAFRVLEPAGTHWHHFGWFALVGSYLLMMFYTTVTGWMLAYCWYMASGALSGLDPAGVGQFFGATLSQPVGQVVGMTLVVLIGCGVCVLGVQKGVERVVKVMMLGLLAILLVLVVRSVTLPGAGEGIAFYLAPDAGKIAGTGLFPVINAAMNQAFFTLSVGIGAMCIFGSYQSRDRSLTGEALWIMGLDTFVAIMAGLIIFPACFAFGVKPDAGPSLIFVTLPNIFNSMEGGRLWGALFFVFMSFAALSTVIAVFENIISYTADVWGVPRRRGTVLHMIIIWLLSLPCALGFNLLADFQPLGPGSSVLDLEDFLISNNILPLGGLIFLLFCTMRRAWGWDNFIAEVDQGLGMKFPRWLRGYLTYVLPCLILFVLGMGYVDRFCK; encoded by the coding sequence ATGTCAGCAAACGTTCAACGTGAAATGCTGGGCAGTCGCCTGGGCTTTCTCCTGCTGTCGGCGGGCTGTGCCATTGGTCTGGGCAATGTCTGGCGTTTTCCGTACATTACCGGCGCCTATGGCGGTGCCATTTTTGTGGGGATTTACCTGCTCTGTCTCTTTGCCGTGGTCCCCACCATGATCATGGAATTTGCCGTGGGCCGCGCGGCGCGCCGCAATATGGGGCTGGCCTTCCGCGTGCTGGAGCCGGCGGGAACGCACTGGCATCATTTCGGCTGGTTTGCCCTGGTGGGCAGCTATCTGCTCATGATGTTCTATACCACGGTGACGGGCTGGATGCTGGCCTACTGCTGGTATATGGCTTCCGGCGCACTGAGCGGCCTTGACCCGGCCGGCGTGGGGCAGTTTTTCGGGGCGACCCTGAGCCAGCCCGTGGGGCAGGTTGTGGGCATGACGCTGGTGGTGCTCATCGGCTGCGGCGTCTGTGTGCTGGGTGTTCAGAAGGGCGTGGAGCGCGTGGTCAAGGTCATGATGCTGGGCCTGCTGGCCATTTTGCTGGTGCTGGTGGTGCGTTCCGTCACGCTGCCGGGCGCCGGCGAGGGCATTGCCTTCTATCTGGCGCCCGACGCGGGCAAGATTGCCGGCACGGGGCTGTTTCCGGTCATCAATGCGGCCATGAACCAGGCCTTTTTCACTCTGTCTGTGGGTATCGGGGCCATGTGCATTTTCGGCAGCTATCAGTCCCGGGACCGCTCCCTTACCGGCGAGGCCCTGTGGATCATGGGGCTGGATACCTTTGTGGCCATTATGGCCGGTCTCATCATCTTTCCGGCCTGCTTTGCCTTCGGGGTCAAGCCCGATGCCGGCCCGAGCCTCATTTTTGTGACCCTGCCCAATATTTTCAACAGCATGGAGGGCGGGCGCCTGTGGGGGGCGCTGTTCTTTGTGTTCATGAGCTTTGCGGCCCTGTCCACGGTCATTGCGGTATTTGAAAACATCATTTCCTATACGGCCGATGTCTGGGGCGTGCCGCGCCGCCGGGGCACTGTCCTGCACATGATCATCATCTGGCTGCTGTCGCTGCCGTGTGCCCTGGGCTTCAACCTGCTGGCGGACTTTCAGCCGCTGGGGCCGGGCAGCTCGGTGCTGGACCTGGAAGATTTTCTCATCAGCAACAATATTTTGCCCCTGGGCGGGCTGATCTTTCTGCTGTTCTGCACCATGCGCCGCGCCTGGGGCTGGGACAATTTCATTGCCGAAGTGGATCAGGGGCTGGGCATGAAGTTTCCGCGCTGGCTGCGCGGATATCTGACGTATGTGCTGCCCTGCCTCATCCTTTTTGTGCTGGGCATGGGCTACGTGGACAGATTCTGTAAATAA
- a CDS encoding NCS2 family permease, with protein MLERLFHLSAHGTSVRQECLAGLTSFMAMCYLIFVVPGMLADAGMPHQSAVAATIWVTIIITLIMGLWARFPVGVAPGLGITAFFAYFVCGPAGYTWQTGLGAVFISGVIFLLLTVTRVRQMIIDAVPMDLKYAIVVGIGAFIAFIGMKNCGLVVADPSTFVALGKLSSAPALLAAGGVFLIGALMARNVPGAMVLGILVITVLGLALGVSELPEGSLVSSSLPLPTETFLQMDIRGALDHGLLSIIFTLTMVDLFDNMGVLIGLARKAGFMHEDGHIDNLDRALVTDSIGTMSSALLGATTATSYLECAAGVAQGGRTGLTAVVIAALFALSLIFTPLVGVVPGYATAPVLIVVGALMMQDVVRIRFQDFTVALPAFLTILSMPLTFNIATGFGFGFISFTVLRLLTGRGREVSPVMYVVSACFAVNFVLRSL; from the coding sequence ATGCTGGAACGCCTTTTTCACCTCTCGGCCCACGGAACCAGCGTCCGCCAGGAATGTCTGGCCGGCCTGACCAGCTTCATGGCCATGTGCTACCTCATCTTTGTGGTGCCGGGCATGCTGGCCGATGCCGGCATGCCCCATCAGTCGGCGGTGGCCGCCACCATCTGGGTGACCATCATCATCACCCTGATCATGGGCCTGTGGGCGCGCTTTCCCGTGGGGGTGGCCCCCGGGCTGGGCATTACGGCCTTCTTTGCCTATTTTGTCTGCGGACCTGCGGGCTATACCTGGCAGACGGGGCTGGGAGCGGTCTTCATTTCCGGGGTCATCTTTCTGCTGCTCACGGTGACCCGCGTGCGGCAGATGATCATCGACGCCGTGCCCATGGATCTCAAGTATGCCATTGTGGTGGGCATCGGGGCATTCATTGCCTTCATCGGCATGAAGAACTGCGGCCTTGTGGTGGCCGATCCTTCCACCTTCGTGGCTCTGGGCAAGCTGAGCAGCGCTCCCGCGCTGCTGGCCGCAGGCGGCGTCTTTCTCATCGGGGCGCTCATGGCCCGCAATGTGCCCGGGGCCATGGTGCTGGGCATTCTTGTCATCACGGTGCTGGGGCTGGCCCTGGGCGTGAGCGAACTGCCGGAGGGCAGCCTTGTTTCCTCCAGCCTGCCGCTGCCCACGGAGACCTTTCTGCAGATGGATATCCGGGGCGCGCTGGACCACGGGCTGCTGTCCATCATCTTCACCCTGACCATGGTGGACCTGTTTGACAATATGGGCGTGCTCATCGGTCTGGCCCGCAAGGCGGGCTTCATGCACGAGGACGGCCACATCGACAATCTGGACCGCGCCCTGGTGACGGATTCCATCGGCACCATGAGCAGCGCCCTGCTGGGCGCCACCACGGCCACCAGCTATCTGGAATGCGCCGCCGGCGTGGCGCAGGGGGGGCGCACCGGCCTCACGGCCGTGGTCATTGCCGCGCTCTTTGCCCTGTCGCTCATCTTCACCCCGCTGGTGGGCGTGGTGCCGGGCTATGCCACGGCGCCGGTGCTCATTGTGGTGGGTGCGCTCATGATGCAGGATGTGGTGCGCATCCGCTTTCAGGATTTCACGGTGGCCCTGCCGGCCTTTCTCACCATTCTGTCCATGCCGCTGACCTTCAATATTGCCACGGGCTTCGGTTTCGGCTTCATCAGCTTTACGGTGCTGCGCCTGCTGACCGGGCGGGGGCGCGAGGTCAGCCCGGTGATGTACGTGGTGTCGGCCTGCTTTGCCGTGAATTTCGTGCTGCGGAGTCTGTGA